Below is a genomic region from Vibrio nitrifigilis.
AACATCACAATAGGGAGGCAGAGTCCCGTTAATAGCTTGTGCTGTTAACGATTTTCCTGACCCTGACGCACCGAGAAGACAGACCCGCTCGCCTTGCGATAGCGAAAGGTTAATGTTTTCAACGAGAATTTGTCCATTGATTGAAATGGATAGATTGTCAACGGTCAGTATTGAACGGCTTGAATCAATTGGCTGCACAGGGATTTATACTTTCTAATTATGTAATGTCAATAATGTTATAACATAACAAAATGATAGGGATGAATAAATATGAGGTAGCACTCTGTTACAATTTGACTGTAAAGCTAACTTTTGTGTATAGGTTCATTCCACCGGAGCGAAGTTTCGTTCATTGAAACTTGGCTCCGGTGAACTTCGTTCATAATAGTCTTCCAGTAGACAGCATTTAAAAACAGTTACTTAGAGGTAGGTATAATGCTTATGTTCTTACTTAGATAAGAATATATTCTGATCTGATCCATTTAATTTGATTTAAAAGTATTAAAGAAGTTTTGCCCCATTATTTTCTATTTTAAGACTTGAGAGACACATCTCTTTTCATAACTTTAACCTATATTTACTAATAGCAGATTATGAACATAGTTGAATTGCTATAAATGTAAGATCGTATTCTGCAATTTGTAAGTACAAAGAAATATAACATCTATAGAACAGTATGTTACTGATATGGTGTCTGTATTTTCTAAAAATATTATGAAGATACTATCCGCTGAAAAGACACTGCTAGCTGTTTTATGTAGTAAGAATTAAGTTTATTTAACATTAAAAAGGGTCAAAATGAAGTTTAGTAAGATAACTATATCGTTGATTCTAGCTGCATTTCTTTCAGGGTGTGCATCTGGACTAAATTCAATGCAGCAAAGAGAGTATGCTGCAATGGAAAAAGATGGTGTACTAATTAAAGAAAAAAATCCCAATACAGGAATGGCTTTGGGTTTATTGCCAGGTGGCGGGTCTTTTTATGCGCGTGAACCAGGTTTAGGTGTTGTAAATCTATTATTTTGGCCTCTTTCTGTTCTATGGGATCCCTTCAGTGGTAAGCAAGGAGCGGAGTCTATAAATTACGATGTTACCAAACATTATCTTAAGCAAGAGATAAAGAAAGAGATGAGCGAATTAGATGATAAGCTTGCATTAGGAAAAATAAGTAACGAGCAGTACATAGTAGAAAAAAGAAAAATTGAAAATAAATATAGCTATGAATAGTTACCGTAGTTTGTTCGTATCCGCCCCATGATCCCACAGGCCGTTTAGTTTCAGTGTGAAAAGCTCCAGGGAAGAAGTGAGTAGATACCAGGCTCTGGCTTAGCTAGAGCGTGTTGATCTTTGCTGCACATCTTTCATTCAGCAATACATCGGTAGCCACATTATCGTAAACGCCAGTGATTGTTATCAGCTCGTTATCTGCCGATTTTGTTTGAGTTTAATTTTTATTCAAAGCTGATATTTGTTTTTGAGCTTCTGTTAATCGCTCGATCCCTTTGATCTGTTTTCTTTCTTCTTGTGTCAGCTGGTTATAGGCTTGGCTCGCTTCCTCTATCTCTTTGCTGCTTTTACGCGTAATCTGGTTTGCCGCTGGTAGCTGATTCAACATCGCGTTGAATGCTGATACCGGAGTCCAACCTTCAACAAACACGCTACTTGCTCCATGTGGCGTAAATTGGGTTGAATTTAGCTGAGCTGTGCCTGATCCTTTTTGTATATTTCCCTGAACATCCCGACCAAGCCATGGGCGACTCAGTTGTGTGATTTTTTTTCTTTCCTGTTCTGATTGACGGCGTTGGCTAAATAGCCACTGGAAAGGATAATCGAGCTGGTACGCATATTTCCAGGTAGACATATGGTTACCGCGGGTGAATGAGATCCAGTTTATTCCAGAGCCGGGGGTTGTATTGTCGTGGTTCGTAACTTCTTTCTCTTTGGTATTCTGTGTCTCCAATGGCAGATAAGGATCCCACTGAGCATGAGTCACTGTTACTCCTGCCGCTTTATAGTAGTCAGAAAGAGCGTTCCACTCACCGGAAGCCATTGAATCACCAGAGCAGCTATGAACCAGTATGTTGTCATCTGAAACCATGTAATACCAGTTTTGGTAATTGTGTTTGTCTAATCCAAAACCATTGAAACTGATAGGGTCATTTTCAGGTGTACGCGCAGGCGAGCCATTATTCTGGAAGTTTTTATTGTAGTTATTTGACCATTGTGAACCAGCAACGGCGATACCGGCAAAAAAGTTATCTCTTTGAGCCGCCATACTTAATAGCAGCATTCCGCCCATTGATTGTCCGGTACCATAAATTCGATCAGTATTGATGTAGCCGTGATATTTTTTCAGTATGGAATCTACCAGTTCCCAAACCGCGGTATTTGCTTCACTGGAAGACACTAAATCATTGGTTGAACGACGACTTTCTTCTATTTGCGGTACGACTATAATGGCAGGGTTTGACGTCTGGACTTTATCACCAGACAGTTTAACCGCTGCTTTTGAAGAGGTAAGTGCCGCCATAGGATCGGTATTATTGGCACCGGCATGTTCCATATGCAGAACCAGAGAAATATTGCCCTTGTGCTGTTTTAATTGCTCAGGGTCAGGAACATATATCGAGTATGGCAGTTCGAAGTCTTCGTATTTACCCGTATATTCACTGTAAGTATGAGTGGCTTTGAATGCACCATCGCCGATACGATGCAATGTCCAGCCGCTTTGGGAGTCAAACTGCGGCAGAATGATTGTGCTTTTATCCGCCGTAATCACGTTTTGCAGACCACCACTCCATTTATTTTTCTGTTGGGTGATGGTGTAGTTAACGATTTCTTTTGTCCCAGCTGTTATTTTCGCATCTTCCCCCTGGATATCAGAAATCTGTTTTACTCCGGCCATCATCGTTGAAGTATAAACGAGGTTTTGTGCTTTGAGCATATAAGCTGTATTGACCTCAAGGATGACATAGCGACCTGACTTTGTTCCGCCGCTTATGGAAGGCATGGGTTTATTATTGACATACACTTTGGTGATATGTCCTTCATTTCCTTTCACACTGTCGTTATCACGTTCAATCGTCTTATCAAAGCCATGCTGACGTTCCTGATAAAGTGCATAGTCAGTAATTTGATAATCATTACTATCGACAGACTTTGCATCAATCGGTGTGTTGTATTCAACAATGATTGCAGATGTTTTTGCCCCTTCAAGATCGACAAAACCATAAGATTTGACCGAAGTAATCGCATTGTCTGCTGAAACTGTTTTTTTAGCAGCTAGGGTATGACTGCCGTATAAGGTCGCGACAAGCATTAATGCAAGACCTGAAAATTTCATTATTCTTATTAAAACCTCTGATGGATATCTGTGCTAGATCGTTTAGATTAGACCAGAAAAACCTGTAATAGTTTAATTTATATGAAACTTTAGAGGTGGATTGGCAGATTTATAAACAGCAAAGCCGCTGCACGGAGAGGGCTGCGGCTGATGCTTACTTTGTTGTGGTATTTATGGCGTAATCGCCTCTGCCTCTTCAAGTTTCTGTTCGTGATAGCGTTTTCCGCCACTCCAGCCAAAATTATCCACTGTGTACCCCCCCCCCCCCCCCCCCCCAGCATTGCGTTTGTCGCAACGGCTCCGCCAAGGTCGCTTGGTAATTAAGGTACGACAGAATCGCTTGGTGATCACATGTCAGCTAAGATCTGGCTGACGCG
It encodes:
- a CDS encoding peptidase, which encodes MKFSGLALMLVATLYGSHTLAAKKTVSADNAITSVKSYGFVDLEGAKTSAIIVEYNTPIDAKSVDSNDYQITDYALYQERQHGFDKTIERDNDSVKGNEGHITKVYVNNKPMPSISGGTKSGRYVILEVNTAYMLKAQNLVYTSTMMAGVKQISDIQGEDAKITAGTKEIVNYTITQQKNKWSGGLQNVITADKSTIILPQFDSQSGWTLHRIGDGAFKATHTYSEYTGKYEDFELPYSIYVPDPEQLKQHKGNISLVLHMEHAGANNTDPMAALTSSKAAVKLSGDKVQTSNPAIIVVPQIEESRRSTNDLVSSSEANTAVWELVDSILKKYHGYINTDRIYGTGQSMGGMLLLSMAAQRDNFFAGIAVAGSQWSNNYNKNFQNNGSPARTPENDPISFNGFGLDKHNYQNWYYMVSDDNILVHSCSGDSMASGEWNALSDYYKAAGVTVTHAQWDPYLPLETQNTKEKEVTNHDNTTPGSGINWISFTRGNHMSTWKYAYQLDYPFQWLFSQRRQSEQERKKITQLSRPWLGRDVQGNIQKGSGTAQLNSTQFTPHGASSVFVEGWTPVSAFNAMLNQLPAANQITRKSSKEIEEASQAYNQLTQEERKQIKGIERLTEAQKQISALNKN